The nucleotide sequence CACTTTCAGTGATCCATGTAGGTGAAATGTAGGTGCCCTATTAGGAATACAGTGCGGCTGTCAGCCTGTCCTTACTCTTCCTCCCATTCTGCCCCTTACTTTGGCTGGCAGCTCCTGTACCTGCAGGGATTTCCTGAACAAAGGAGATTCTCCATGTCCTTAAAATGTTTCTACTTTCTTGCAAGCATTCAAATCAAGGATTATGTGTCAATGTTCTTTCAGAAAGTACACCAAGAATTTAGGGGTAAATTGAGGTTACCTAATGCACAATGTCTGGTCATGTTGCATGCCTCTTTGTAATTTTCGTATCAGATATATGTCTCAGCATAGATTCAACAGAAGAGATGACTAATTCAGGCCTGCGTATGTACAACTATACAAGCAATGTACTCATGAGCCGTGACTACGCAAGTATGCATGATGTCCTTCTCACCCTCCCCGCTGAAACGAAAGAAACAGAATGATTAAAACATCAGTCATCTCATATGCGTGCGTGTGTTGTCCATGTCTACTCCATTTGAGCTGGTGTTTGTCAAAAGCCTAAGCGCCAGGAGCAAAGCTAGTTTGATGCAGACCACTGATCTGCTGCCTCAAGGATTGACAAATCCCATCCTGCGTCTCGTCCAAAAATACACTCGTCAGTTTCCGTGTTCGCCTTTGATGCTGGGTAAAAGGAAACGGCATCAATCCTTTTGTCAAAATCACACGGCCATTTACCACTTCCCCAAAAGCCTGAAAACTGACGGCATCTCGCCTCAAGTACAAATTATTACCATGATGAGCGGCACAGTAGATTACAGGGGAAAAGCACGGTGGCCGGAACAAATGCCGTCGCAGAGGCTGGTTTCTTCAGCAACATGCATCATGCTTTGTGGCTGGACACGATGGACAAAGTTCTGAAACAAACAGTGGCGAAACCATCATGGCCGGCCAGTTTTGACATTTCGGCACGCTGGTAAAAAGGACGAGAAGCTAGCCTCCAAGAAGGCAAGAACTGGATGAACTCCCTGCTATACTGCTACGAAACACAAATTGACCTCCCCAAAGGCAGACAGACGACTacttgtgggggggggggggggggggggggggcgcaaaGGATTATACATTTGTCGAAGGCATGCCAGTGTCTTCTATGCTTGTTAAAAGCTCGCCTTGATCATGGTTTCACGTCCTGATAAAAAACAAACCTTAAGGTGATAGCACTCTAGTACAAATAGGCAGGTGAAAAACTGCATCCACAGTTTCCCATTACAGCTACTCTGGTTGGCGAGAGGCGCCACAGCCACAGGATTTCACTTCTTTTTTGTTGCTTTTGCATCAAGCACCAAAGACCTGACACAAAGGCGAGGTTTGGTTGAGATGACTTCGGCTGGGAGAACGGACACCCCAGCCAACGAAGATCCAAGAGGTACCCCGGAAACCGGGAGCATCTCAATGAGTACCGCAACCTGGACATTAGGAACATGTCATTCACTTTACCAAACCATAAAGCTAGAAAAAATTAATGAGAATTAATGCAAAAGCAAACTTGACATAGCCCATAAATTATCCCAAAGTCCTAGTCACCCCATATAAGTTaaggtaagagcatctccaagaatcCTTCTTAAACTCACTCTTTATCCTTATTTGGAGAACGACTTGAATAAAAATTGCTCTCTTTCAACCCTGCAATGGTTTCTCTATATCTTGTGCACATTCTAGATAGCCAGCTCCGCCATCTTTGACTAGCAACAAATCAGGAATAGAGGACAGCAATATTTGGAGATCTAATTAAAGAAGATGTTGGAGGACATTTTTTTTCATTAAAGTCTCTATTCCTATCAATACGGAAGGAACATAAATCTTAAAGTCTAGTTATCGTCTAATGTATATTGCAGATTGGAAAGAACAGTAGGTGAAATATTTCAAACTACTATAAGCAAACCGGAGGAATACAAGTACATATTTTCAAGTAGATATAATAAAATTTGCGGGTTAGTCTTAAGTTTGGTAACTTCAATGAACAAACAGTTAGATTAGTAGCTGCTAGAGAAATCTGAAAGGGTCTTCTGACTCTCTGACATATGCCCAGAAACAGAAAGTAAACATGCTGCAGCTGCAGTATGTCAGATGTCAACACCTGACCAAACTTATAGCAGTTTTCATCATGATGGCATGGAAAATAAGACCTTAGATTCACTAGTCAGCATTCAAAACTTTGTTGTTTTCCAATTTGGATCTTAACAAGTATGATGTTGTTTGTCATCCAACCAGCATCGAGTAACTATGCAAGCCGTTACAATTGTCGGTCAAGGTTACCTCAGGAGATCTAAGATCAACCACTGAGTTCTCAGCAACGGATTTGACAGCAGCAGCTACCACTTTGAAACATTGCTCCCTGTCCATCAAAGCCTGCTGATTTGAAACTTCATTACTGTTCTTCTCTGTCTCATCGATGCCCCTTCTATTATAGGCAACCGCAAACTGTAAAATATGTCCAAACTTATTCAGTATAAAATGTTTTCATGAGACAGTGCAGAGTGTACTACAGCTAGTGATGCTCTTTAAGTGCAAAAGTGAAATTTCGATCATTAACAAAAGAATGCAGTAATTTTGATGCATAATAATGAAGGTAATAGAGCAAGTGCTAGTAGAGCCTGGCATTAAAATGTAGGAGACAACTTGAACAATACATGAATCATTGTATGAGACCCGATAGCAAGGATATCTATACAAATGCTGCATAATACATTGCAGTAGAAAATAGTATGAATTTGACTCCATTACACATTAACAAAATGGTTAAACAAAGATAAATGACGCAATTTCTACCTTTATAGGCTTGTCCTTGTTAGTCTTGCTCCTCGAGAAGTCAAGGAATAACTTTGACACAGTGGCATGCAGGTCTTCTTCTGATAGAATGCAAGTTTCTTGAATAGGAAATATGCGGTGGCACCATCTGTCAATTCAGAGTTTAATTTAGACGATGTAACAACCTAACAATCCAAGGAGAACCTTAGATTGATTCTGAAACTGACTCTAAACACCAAATCTTTAAGCCTTTAACTGTATGAAGTAGGAGTAGCTTATAATCAGCGGTGTCCCTGTATTTTACATATGCAACTTGGTCGGAAGAAAGAAAATCATATTGCTGTTCGACTTTATTGAAAAGAAGAGTCGTAACACAGGTTGCACAAATCAAACTGCTAGAATGAAAATCTAGCAACATAAATAATGGCATGTTTAGCCCCAAATCGACATCTTATTTAGCCAGGGCGTTTCTAGGACACCATTCAACACTAGTCTCATTCAGCCAATAAGCAGAAAAAGATAGGCAAGAACAGCATGCTGTGTAGAATCactaagaaaagaaaaaaaatgcagaATGAATACTGAACCAAGGCTGGCAACTTTTTCATTAAAGTACTGTAGACGAAGTGTCATGGGCTATTTTTTCAGTTCCAGAAAACTTAGATAATGCATAGTACTGGTCATTTAGACATTTCTAAATGGCAGCAGCAGCATCTCAACTTCTAATGTCAGCACTTCAGAAGATGAGTTCTTACAATGAAGTTGGAACCTTACTGTGGAGATTTGAGTTTCCCAGATCTGAGTGAATGAAGTATTTCTGTAAGcatctcaacaacatgaaggCCTCCACTAGGAAATTTAAAGAAGAGCAAGCCACTTCTTGGTAGCTTAACCAGTGAGAGATTTGAAGCCCTGTCAACGTTGTCATTCATCTTGGACTGGGGTGAGCTTGAGTTTACAGTGCCTCCTACCATGGCGCCAAGAAGTGCACAAGATCAGAAAATAACATATGGAAAGCCTTTCTGGATCTATAATAGCTATAAGTAACTAAGTATAAGGATACAATCAGATAACCTATACTAACCAATTGATTCTGAAACACTATTACTATTCCCATTCATTACTGCCTCTTCTAAACTTCCTGATGCCTCCGAGCACAGTTTTCTTTTCTTCACTGCATTTTCCACATCACATGGTTCTGTGTGTTCGGAAACACAGCAATTTGCATGACCAATGTACTGAACAAAAAACAAAATGAAGCTTTCACATCAGTATATTTTAACATGGACTGTGTGGAAGCTAGAGTTGAAAAGAGTTTCAAACAAAAGATGTAAAACTGAATTTGCAAATGTCCCTTAAACTGCTGGTGCTAATAGTCATAGCTAAGCTATTCAGTCGTTGGAGAAAAGACTACAGAATGAAGTTGCAAACAGTGCAACTCAAAAAAAAAAGCCTACACACTCAAGCATAGCATGAGAAAGTCATATGAACAGAGGATGGAACAGTTAAGTACTATTAGGTGGGAAAATATAAAACTTCCTCTACATGTAGGTTTGAGAGCGTTTATCAAATAGTGAATGAAATGCAACATAATTTTGGTATATTGCAAAATAAAAACACAGACTGAAATAGCGACATTCTCTAAGATAGAATTCATGCACTAGAATAATCTACTGGGAAAGACAATTAAATACTATGGAGCAACATGATGAGCGATGACCTCCTCAAGAATGGAAATGGCTTCCCTGGTTGCACTTTTCTCACGCTCTGTAAGAAAATGAAAAGCACATCAAGTTCGTAACAATGCCTACATGCCATCAATACTGAATCAAACTCTTCTTTAGTAGTCAAAATTTCATAAATGGTACTGCAAGTGAATGATACATTAAAATTTTCCCTGTAGAATTCTCATCTACTCGCATTGCACTTTTTATTTGAGATTGTGCTGCAAGCATGCAATAACCAAGAGCACAGAGCTAAGTTCACTGAACAGAAGTTATAGGTGACCCACCAACTAAAATTATTTTGACGACACTTGTGAATTCGATTACTTAACAGTATCAACTCTTGGGGTAATAAATTGATATACCTGAAATCATGGGAATGCTCACTGGCCAATGTATGTTATTATGCTTATTGATTATGCCCACCACTCCCACCAGTATGGATCTTACTAGTGCAGAATGGAAATTTCACTGCGAGCATGTCAAAATTCGTCTAATATCGTAGTTCAACGCTTTTGTATGATAGACCAAAGCTTAAGTCTTTACAATATGTATCCCCGATCATAGGAACTCGAACACAATCGCTAAAATAAAGACAGAAGCTAGTTTGGGGCATCCATTGTCCACAACTAAATTCTACTAATTGCAGTTGtagccaaaaaaataaaaaagacctCACAAGACATTAATCCACGAATAAATCCAACAACAGAAGCTTCAATGAGTAAATAATCTCTATAATTGGAGAGGGAACGCACTGATGGGGCAGGTGATGAGGAAGCCGGAGTGCGAGCGGAGGAGGAGGGACCCTGATGCGCGGTAGTCGTAGCGCGGGAGGTTGATCACCGCGGCGTGCTGCTCCCACGGCTTTAGCTCCTGGCTGCCAGTTGAGGCAGGGGCGTCGGATTCAGACTCCGGTAGCGGCTCGCGGCCAGTGGAGGCAGGGGTGTCGGATTCAGACTCCGGTAGCGGCTCGCGGGAGAGAGATGGGGTTACGTCTTCCAGCTTGGCCTCCGGTTCCGGCGCCGCCATGGGGGGCCGAGAGCACTGGGACCCTGGAGCTGTTGGAGGTACGGGGAGGCGGAGGGTTCTGACTAGCAGCACGCCAGCACTGAGCCTGAAAGGCGTACGTACTTCTCAGATTCAGGCTAATCAGCCGTCAAATCATCAAGGGCCAAGGGCAAGGGGTCCTGGAGGAAATCAGGGGCGGAGgaggttttcaaaaaaaaaatcagggGCAGAGGCCGGAGTccgggatgaaaacggtacgggtATTTTcggaccgtattcgaaaccaaattcgtttagaggggttgagatctgtccgtattcgagtccggatatccaacattcgataccgtatccgtatccgaatactcaaatcgcatatttacgatgtcgatatccaatcgtatcatatccgacataattaacactatccgtattcgaatccgaatccgccgtatccgatccattttcatcctaAGGCAGGAGGCACCGCCCGGCCACCCCGACTCCCCTAGCGGCTGTCCTGGCTCGTTAACGAAGTTGAGAGGAAACAAATTACGAGAGTGTTCGGCACGTCTGAGCTTCGTCagtaggtagggatgaaaacggtacggatatttttcgaccgtatttgaaactgaatttgtttagaggggttgagatctgtccgtatccgatccgttttcatccctatcagTAAGGCTGTTTTTTTTTAAACAGCTTCACGAATAACTTTACATGTGAAGCTGAGCTGTTTTGGAAAAATTGTTTAGCAAAACAGCTTCATGTATAGATGAGAGAGAGAAATGAGGGAGAGAGCTGGGAGAAGCTACTTTTTTCAGTTTTATCTCAACTCATGTCTTTATGAGAGAGGGAGAAAAAACAGTTTCATGGGTAAAGTTGTTTTTAAAATGAGTGTTTAACAAATAAAACAGCTCACAACACTCATGAAGCTGTTGTGAGCTGTGCAAAACAGGCCCTATATATATCAAATACAAATTATATAAAAATATGTGATTTTCTAGGTAAATACCAATCTACCATATTTCCTTAACGCTATATACCAAATCTAACAGCTACTTCTTCCACGTCACCTCTTAACtgtgtccgtccaatcaaatcagCGCTTCATCGTGCCCGTCCGTTATGCTCACCGCCACCCTCCACTCGAACCTTCTAGGCTTCCACTCACATCGCGCACGCCCTCCCCCACGAAAAAAAGAATGACCCCTCCCAGAAACCGCATCGCAGCAGAGCACGCACAGCCACGCCACCCCGGTCCCCTTCGGCGCCGCAACTTCAGCCGTCGTTAGCCGCCTCCTCCCGCCTCCAGCACTGCTCCTGACGAGGCTACACTTTTGGGGGCCGTCGGCCCCCTCCTCTCTGTGGTCGTGACGCCGCCGCTGGTGGTCGTGACGCCGCCGGCGCCACCAAGCTGTTGCTTCGCCATCGCCGGTTTCGACTCGCACCGTGGTCCGCACGCCGTAACCTCTACAACTCCCTCTTCCAGGCTCCGGCGTCCCAACCCTGTCCCACGCCAGCACGGGAGCCCTAGCATCGCCAAACCTTAGCGCCACCACCTGCGCCCCACCCTTGCCGCCTAGGATTCACGATGCTCTCagccccttcctcttcttggctCTAGCGGCCCGAGGTTGTGTCGATCCAACACGGGAGCCCCGGCACGACCAGACCATAGCGGCGCGGCCCGACTGGAGAATGGTTTAAGGTTATGTGTTTTTTCTTTCTGTTTTTCCCTCCCAACTACTGTATAGCATGACAACGATTAAGTGTTCATCCATGATTCGATCAGGGGCTTCTCAACCTCCAACTACATCGAGCCTATGGCTGCCCTCAACAAAAAAAATGGTTTGCAGGGGTGCtgacggtagttaacactcatcataaaccatcaatataacttgtataaatggctaaaaaGGATCACTAATGTAGACTTAGGGATTTAAAttgacaaattccacgagttttggtgaatatgtgctttcagcaggatttaatcaaaaaacatcaaggaggacctattcgtaaAAAGAAATCATGGAATTCTGTCATGTAatcaacgtgggaagactctagaagaccccAGAAGGCGAATCACCGAAGCGTAGCCCTGCCcctaacatgtggggccggccggcctgtGGGCCCCCTATCAGCCTCTCCATTGTTACGTcgattctccaccgccttaaggattgcatctccaccGTTTATTCACGTCGGATTGATTCGAGGGCTCaagattgatgctctggcctatatataccagcctacACCCCCCTCCAGGGCATATATATtggcatttgatcctgagagctgagaagccagaaaccctaattcatatgtccaccaagATCAGGGCTAACAATCAAgcgaagattagtcctcaataggatctagtcttatattagagatagtgagagtGAGAGGGAGGAGTCTCGGcctatcgatgctctctctatgtcttgtaccctggtggaatcaagttcttcttgatcttgcttctgagatttctctggtaatcgacttctaattcaagtaagcatcttgttcatattattctttaggtttgcgactctcctttgagtactttaatccctatagctcctaggttaaagtagtattcatagttaagcgtggtgcttagattcggttactcgtggatgtgcCCTATTtttcggatcggtggtagctcgcgagggtgactcttatagtctcgttgaatcctttgtagtccacctttcGTTAGTAGGCCTAATAGGActttgttgctataggaaacatactttgcatgtgttttctctagtaatatctctagaattgaacaatagaagacaaagcttaccgaagttagaactagaagaccttagcaatcTCCTCTAAGATCCTATTATCTAGCATTGAttatgaagttgggttaagttagatttggttattctcacatacGTTttctcgagttcgatataaaactgggtactaccggtgaagtgctacatcggtatattatccgtgcgcttgtggattattctgtgtgcattaatttataccaataagcatttctagcgccgttgtcgAGGAAACGGTTGCTAAGTGaacttcgaacctagcttatccttgtatcattattcttttatcttttcttttcctttttaccatagatctagaatccacccctatctaccaatatggtgcacccacgagCGCAAGTCTACAGCCCAAAGAGTCATgaaagcctatcctaacatctGGCTATGAGCTGCACCTGTGTTTAATCAATatggttcaggatcaaccctttttaggcaaagatgatgaaaacccctattcccacctaaataAGTTTGAGCAGACCTATGCATGCCTACTCATTGCGGGCATGTCAGacgaaaccttacgatggaagattttttctttctctttgatgggaaaagctaaacgttggtacaatctcaccataTGGAGTAGACAGGGAGATTGGGAAGCCctgtgttctagcttttgctttgtcacacccgattttaaggataaaatgtgaTGCATAATTttatgtgtgcccagagatcagtcacacacataagccgacaaattatagatagtacctgaaaggatcaagatgcctaagaggggggtgaattgagctaattctaaaattttttgcaataattaaaccctacacttagcccacttcaccccttgtgcctagaatgtgaagCTATTGATCTACCActcaaaagtttagcaccctaagttacaatcctactctagcatggcaattctaggaatataaagacaagaattgaattgctcaaatgtaaatgcttaaagtaaagagaggagaaggaacacggtGATATTTTGCTGAgttatcggagagtcgccactccccactagtcctcgttagagcacccatgcaagggtgtagctcccccttgatccacgcaaggatcaagtgctctctacatattgattcttcgacactccatcatggtgaatcacccacaaccgctcacaacttgagttgggtcatccacaagctccgccggatgatcaccaaactcccaatcaccaccaagccatctaggtgatggcgatcaccaagagtaacaagtaagaactctcacttgaccacaacaagcctaatgagaatggtggatgcacacttgctactctccttgcactaatgaggccttaatcttagattctcaaatctcaatcacctcactaggctcttgctctcctaagcactctcaagggtgtttcttatcTATTGAAATGGGAAacagacctcccttggatgaatagaggaagtatttatacccctcatt is from Miscanthus floridulus cultivar M001 chromosome 7, ASM1932011v1, whole genome shotgun sequence and encodes:
- the LOC136464096 gene encoding uncharacterized protein — its product is MAAPEPEAKLEDVTPSLSREPLPESESDTPASTGREPLPESESDAPASTGSQELKPWEQHAAVINLPRYDYRASGSLLLRSHSGFLITCPIKREKSATREAISILEEYIGHANCCVSEHTEPCDVENAVKKRKLCSEASGSLEEAVMNGNSNSVSESIGGTVNSSSPQSKMNDNVDRASNLSLVKLPRSGLLFFKFPSGGLHVVEMLTEILHSLRSGKLKSPQWCHRIFPIQETCILSEEDLHATVSKLFLDFSRSKTNKDKPIKFAVAYNRRGIDETEKNSNEVSNQQALMDREQCFKVVAAAVKSVAENSVVDLRSPEVAVLIEMLPVSGVPLGSSLAGVSVLPAEVISTKPRLCVRSLVLDAKATKKK